In Gossypium hirsutum isolate 1008001.06 chromosome D06, Gossypium_hirsutum_v2.1, whole genome shotgun sequence, one genomic interval encodes:
- the LOC107940850 gene encoding uncharacterized protein has protein sequence MGNRFLDRVEDNAAVRTWAEITQREKGDSLAEGYISELWDFTRVSVDKRLFQALAQFWNPAYSCFTFGRVNLVPTIEEYTGLLRCSKIQVDKVYSNAVNAPTFLKRLMNITGMSEQWVTARIRQKGDSNCIPWKILKDLILAHPDARKKVDVFALSIYGLVMFPKTSGHVDEAVTDLFDRLEKRVTPVPTILAETFRSLNACRRAGEGSFIGCAQLLLVWFYSHFWKVDKVSYRVFSNNYSPLKEIVATPRRDDISEEKWMVIFQNLQEDDIKWRSPWLLPGEILYRCGDFDWVPLIGIWEAVGYAPLLVLRQYRSRQFVPATQGLDECEFLYRGDGYKRRVREMVSAWNQTRRIKGLAVGPITTPEYDEW, from the exons atgggaAATaggtttcttgatagagtggaagataatgcggctgtccgaacTTGGGCTGAAATCACACAGCGCGAGAAAGGTGATAGCTTGGCCGAGGGGTACATATCCgaattatgggacttcacccgtgtTAGC GTGGATAAGCGTCTCTTTCAGGCTCTCGCACAATTTTGGAACCCCGCTTATAGTTGTTTCACGTTTGGGAGGGTTAATTTGGTGCCTACAATAGAAGAATACACGGGTTTACTTCGGTGTTCGAAGATTCAAGTGGATAAGGTTTATTCGAATGCTGTAAATGCACCGACCTTTTTGAAGAGGTTAATGAAtataacagggatgagtgagcagtgggttacaGCTCGGATCAGGCAAAAGGGAGATAGCAACTGTATTCCCTGGAAAATTTTGAAGGATCTCATTCTAGCACACCCGGATGCAAGGAAGAAGGTAGATGtctttgctttaagtatatatgGTTTGGTTATGTTCCCTAAGACTTCGGGGCATGTTGACGAGGCAGTCACTGACTTATTTGATCGGCTTGAAAAGAGAGTTACACCAGTCCCGacaattttggcagaaaccttcagGTCACTGAATGCATGCCGGAGAGCGGGAGAGGGTAGCTTTATTGGATGTGCGCAGCTCTTACTTGTATGGTTttatagtcacttttggaaggtcgATAAGGTTTCATATCGGGTCTTCTCTAACAATTATTCACCATTGAAAGAGATAGTGGCTACACCGAGGAGGGATGACATCTCGGAAGAGAAATGGatggttatttttcaaaatttgcaGGAGGACGATATCAAGTGGAGATCCCCATGGTTGCTTCCAGGTGAGATCCTATATCGATGTGgggattttgactgggttccttTGATTGGGATTTGGGAAGCCGTTGGTTATGCACCATTGCTAGTACTTAGGCAATACAGGTCAAGACAGTTCGTGCCTGCAACTCAGGGATTGGACGAGTGTGAGTTCTTGTATAGGGGCGATGGTTACAAGAGGAGGGTTCGTGAGATGGTCAGTGCATGGAATCAGACTCGCCGAATAAAGGGATTAGCTGTGGGTCCGATAACAACTCCCGAGTACGACGAATGGTGA
- the LOC107900196 gene encoding tropomyosin-1-like: MRTAGLGKTSEQWREEIREERNKSDRWERKFQEVQARNKALEKSLSESQKEKGKLKDRVVELEGSLCQHRSRNSVIELKASLSKIEEMKGKIEELEAALRSCEGRIEHLEVKEGRQNEQLHYFQDQVRNRDRVMGEAVVQIREVADHLQTLVVQADTLSVKYELDSDRGQELASLLKKIKVLSIRAKPYL, translated from the coding sequence ATGAGAACTGCCGGGCTTGGAAAGACTTCAGAGCAGTGGCGTGAAGAAATTCGAGAGGAAAGAAACAAGTCAGACCGGTGGGAAAGAAAATTCCAAGAAGTGCAAGCACGAAATAAAGCCTTGGAGAAGAGCTTGTCAGAGAGtcaaaaggaaaaaggaaaactaAAGGACAGAGTCGTTGAGTTAGAAGGGTCTCTCTGTCAACACAGAAGTCGAAATTCTGTAATAGAGCTAAAAGCAAGTCTGAgcaagattgaagaaatgaagGGTAAAATAGAAGAGTTGGAAGCAGCATTACGAAGTTGTGAGGGTCGGATCGAGCATCTAGAGGTAAAGGAAGGTCGTCAGAATGAGCAACTTCATTATTTCCAAGATCAAGTCAGAAATAGGGATCGCGTTATGGGAGAGGCTGTGGTGCAGATTCGTGAAGTGGCAGATCACTTGCAAACTTTGGTGGTACAAGCAGACACGTTGAGCGTAAAGTATGAGCTAGATTCAGATCGAGGGCAAGAATTAGCATCGTTGCTTAAAAAGATCAAGGTCTTAAGTATTAGGGCAAAGCCATATTTGTAG
- the LOC107940851 gene encoding G kinase-anchoring protein 1-like, with protein MEEEKVNLRLDADVQKLDADKLRKEKHKAEEELDSLKTDYKKLRLSMRTAGLGKTSEQWREEIREERNKSDRWERKFQEVQARNEALEKSLSESQKEKGKLKDRVVELEGSLRQHRSQNSVIELKASLSKIEEMKGKIEELEAALRSCV; from the coding sequence atggaggaagaaaaagtGAATTTGAGACTAGATGCCGATGTTCAGAAGCTCGATGCTGATAAACTAAGGAAGGAGAAGCACAAAGCTGAGGAAGAGTTAGATAGCTTGAAGactgattacaagaagctgcgtcTGTCCATGAGAACTGCCGGGCTTGGAAAGACTTCAGAGCAGTGGCGTGAAGAAATTCGAGAGGAAAGAAACAAGTCAGACCGGTGGGAAAGAAAATTCCAAGAAGTGCAAGCACGAAATGAAGCCTTGGAGAAGAGCTTGTCAGAGAGtcaaaaggaaaaaggaaaactaAAGGACAGAGTTGTTGAGTTAGAAGGGTCTCTCCGTCAACACAGAAGTCAAAATTCTGTAATAGAGCTGAAAGCAAGTCTGAgcaagattgaagaaatgaagGGTAAAATAGAAGAGTTGGAAGCAGCATTACGAAGTtgtgtgtaa
- the LOC107900198 gene encoding uncharacterized protein, whose protein sequence is MTMLFVNKLKAPFITHMLGSATKNFTDIVMSGEMIESAVKSGKIDVGENNRRQNSKKKESEVNNVNTYSKSITVNHHRKVVTSQQGSSKQESGTRPSNERPQFTPIPMSYKELYQNLFNAHVVAPFYLTPLQPPYPKWYDANAQCDYHARVTGHSIKHCTAFKKLVEKLIQMGVVKIDDSSGTKNPLPKHTDAGVNMVGEGTGKKVKENIAEVRIPLRRVWKEMVRRGLIVSDVVESDETQNYCEFHHEVGHEIQGCEKFRALIQSMMDIGEMEFFEEEERKENICASESETRILKIIISRPRVTEVRAQVTPKIVIQKPVKFLYKDNKKVPWNDECETGSYTNAEEYYGRINAETESVEGKVLAAEQKKEKKAELRSLINEPIKEEEATVFLKFLKHSEYSVVEQLHKQPARISVLTLLKSSEVH, encoded by the exons atgacgatgctctttGTAAATAAGCTAAAGGCCCCTTTCATCACACACATGCTAGGCAGTGCCACGAAAAATTTTACTGATATAGTCATGAGTGGTGAGATGATTGAAAGTGCTGTAAAGAGTGGGAAGATTGATGTTGGAGAGAACAACAGAAGACAAAactcaaagaaaaaagaaagtgagGTAAACAACGTGAATACATACAGTAAGTCAATTACGGTGAATCATCACAGGAAGGTAGTGACAAGTCAACAGGGTTCATCAAAACAGGAATCTGGTACAAGGCCAAGTAATGAGAGGCCTCAGTTTACACCCATTCCTATGTCATATAAAGAGttgtatcaaaatttattcaacgCGCACGTTGTTGCCCCATTTTATTTGACCCCTTTACAGCCtccatatcctaaatggtatgatgcaaatgcacAATGTGATTACCATGCAAGAGTTACGGGGCACTCCATAAAGCATTGTACTGCTTTTAAAAAGCTTGTTGAGAAGCTCATTCAGATGGGTGTTGTCAAGATAGATGATTCATCTGGTACGAAAAATCCATTACCCAAACATACTGATGCAGGGGTAAACATGGTAGGTGAAGGTACGGGCAAGAAGGTCAAGGAGAATATTGCTGAGGTAAGGATCCCTTTGAGAAGGGTTTGGAAGGAAATGGTAAGAAGAGGGTTGATTGTTTCGGATGTGGTGGAGAGTGACGAAACCCAAaattattgtgagttccatcatgAGGTGGGACATGAAATTCAGGGATGTGAGAAGTTCAGAGCTCTGATCCAAAGCATGATGGATATTGGAGAAATGGAGTTTTTtgaagaggaagaaagaaaagaaaatatatgcgCATCGGAGTCAGAAACGAGGATTCTGAAGATAATCATCTCGCGCCCTAGGGTTACTGAAGTCAGGGCACAAGTGACACCGAAGATTGTTATTCAAAAGCCGGTGAAGTTTTTGTATAAGGATAACAAGAAGGTCCCTTGGAATGATGAATGCGAG ACAGGTTCTTATACGAATGCCGAGGAGTACTATGGTCGGATAAATGCTGAAACAGAGTCGGTGGAGGGAAAAGTCCTTGCAGCagagcaaaagaaagagaagaaggctGAATTAAGGTCATTGATTAATGAGCCAATAAAGGAAGAAGAAGCCACtgtattcttgaaatttttaaaacacaGTGAGTATAGTGTTGTAGAGCAGCTGCATAAACAGCCAGCTCGTATATCTGTGTTGACTTTGCTCAAGAGTTCAGAGGTGCATTGA